Proteins co-encoded in one Mycobacterium mantenii genomic window:
- a CDS encoding glutathione S-transferase family protein yields MATYVAGTGEFTRDTNYITTRITADGRDGYPVEPGRYRLVVARACPWANRAIIVRRLLGLESVLSIGFCGPTHDERSWTFDLDPGGVDPVLKIPRLQDAYFKRFPDYPKGITVPAIVDVPTGAVVTNDFAQMTLDLSTEWSAYHRDGAPELYPEHLRAEIDEVSKRVYTEINNGVYRCGFAGSQQAYEAAYDRLFTALDWVSERLSNQRFLLGDTITEADVRLFTTLARFDPVYHGHFKCNRSKLSEMPVLWAYARDLFQTPGFGDTVDFVQIKQHYYIVHADINPTRIVPKGPDLTGWLSPHGRESLGGKPFGAGTPPGPPVDGERVPAGHGA; encoded by the coding sequence ATGGCCACCTACGTTGCCGGGACGGGCGAATTCACCCGCGACACCAACTACATCACCACCCGCATCACTGCCGACGGGCGCGACGGGTACCCGGTAGAGCCCGGCCGGTATCGGCTGGTCGTCGCCCGGGCGTGCCCGTGGGCGAACCGCGCGATCATCGTGCGCCGCTTGTTGGGCCTGGAAAGCGTTCTCTCCATTGGCTTTTGCGGCCCCACCCACGACGAGCGCAGTTGGACGTTCGACCTCGATCCGGGCGGCGTCGACCCGGTGCTGAAGATTCCGCGGCTGCAGGACGCCTACTTCAAGCGCTTTCCCGACTACCCCAAAGGGATCACGGTCCCGGCGATCGTCGATGTTCCAACCGGTGCGGTGGTCACCAATGACTTCGCGCAGATGACGCTGGATCTCTCGACGGAGTGGTCGGCCTATCACCGCGACGGAGCGCCCGAGTTGTATCCCGAGCACCTGCGCGCGGAAATCGATGAGGTGAGCAAGAGGGTCTACACCGAAATCAACAACGGTGTGTACCGATGCGGGTTCGCCGGTTCACAGCAGGCCTACGAAGCGGCCTACGACCGGTTGTTCACCGCGCTGGATTGGGTGAGCGAGCGGCTGAGCAATCAGCGATTCCTGTTGGGCGACACCATCACCGAGGCCGACGTGCGGTTGTTCACCACACTGGCCCGCTTCGACCCGGTCTATCACGGGCACTTCAAATGCAATCGCAGCAAGTTGAGTGAGATGCCGGTGCTGTGGGCCTACGCGCGCGACCTGTTCCAGACGCCGGGCTTCGGTGACACCGTCGACTTCGTCCAGATCAAGCAGCACTACTACATCGTGCACGCCGACATCAATCCCACCCGGATCGTGCCCAAGGGTCCCGACCTGACCGGCTGGCTATCCCCGCACGGGCGAGAAAGCTTGGGAGGCAAGCCTTTTGGCGCCGGAACGCCGCCCGGGCCGCCGGTCGATGGTGAACGCGTACCCGCCGGCCACGGGGCTTGA